A stretch of Candidatus Taylorbacteria bacterium DNA encodes these proteins:
- a CDS encoding type II secretion system protein: protein MYSSMKKGFTLIELLVVIAIIGILASIVLVSLNGARDKARVAAFKSEATGAHPAMIVACDDKVADVAAAAIIGTHPTFATATAQAGYDATCATTDDFKIFITAGDTTVLGKCPTATTYIDQSGFVFPSTCK from the coding sequence ATGTATTCATCTATGAAAAAAGGGTTTACCCTTATCGAACTCTTGGTCGTTATTGCAATTATTGGTATCTTGGCGTCAATTGTGTTGGTGTCGTTGAATGGAGCTCGAGATAAGGCAAGAGTCGCTGCCTTCAAATCAGAAGCGACAGGTGCTCATCCTGCTATGATTGTAGCGTGTGACGATAAGGTTGCGGATGTCGCTGCTGCCGCTATAATTGGAACCCATCCTACATTTGCTACTGCCACAGCACAAGCCGGCTATGATGCTACTTGTGCTACAACAGACGATTTCAAGATATTCATTACTGCTGGAGATACAACCGTATTGGGTAAGTGTCCGACAGCTACCACTTATATAGATCAAAGCGGTTTTGTTTTTCCCTCGACTTGTAAATAA
- a CDS encoding type II secretion system F family protein, protein MLFNYKSVDTTGVPRDGAIEAINIDVAISSLQRRGLAVSSIKPEEKGFSLGTNIAFLDRVSNKDIVILSRQLATLFEAQISALRIFRLLAGDAHSHLLSETLSKVADDIQGGSSISAAMAKHPKIFSTFYISMIRSGEESGKLNQIFSYLADYLDRTYEVTSKVKGALIYPGFVIFTFVTVMILMLTVVIPKITAIIVESGQQIPIYTQIVIGLSNFFVNYGIIIVVFLIVGVFFFIRYIRTQEGGLAFDRFKISVPYLGSLYQKLYLSRIADNLNTMLMSAIPIVHALEITADVVGNKYYQKILLAVNEDVKGGSPLSVSMGKYKEMPSILIQMMKVGEESGELGSILENLAKFYRREVTTAVDTMVGLIEPVMIVGLGVGVAILLASVLLPIYNISSA, encoded by the coding sequence ATGCTTTTTAACTACAAATCAGTCGATACAACAGGCGTTCCGCGAGACGGGGCGATCGAGGCCATCAACATTGATGTGGCAATAAGCTCGCTTCAGAGGCGGGGACTTGCCGTGTCTTCCATCAAGCCGGAAGAAAAGGGATTTTCTTTGGGCACAAACATCGCTTTTCTTGACCGTGTTTCAAACAAAGACATCGTCATCCTTTCAAGACAGCTCGCGACCCTTTTTGAAGCGCAAATCTCCGCGCTCCGCATCTTCAGACTGCTCGCGGGGGACGCGCACAGCCATCTTTTGTCGGAAACATTGAGCAAGGTTGCCGATGATATACAGGGCGGGAGCTCTATCTCCGCCGCCATGGCAAAGCACCCGAAAATCTTCTCCACATTCTACATCAGCATGATTCGTTCCGGAGAGGAATCGGGCAAGTTGAATCAGATATTCAGCTACCTTGCCGACTATCTCGACCGCACCTACGAGGTAACCTCAAAAGTGAAAGGCGCTTTGATATACCCGGGGTTCGTCATCTTTACCTTTGTGACGGTCATGATTTTGATGCTCACGGTCGTCATTCCCAAAATCACCGCGATTATTGTAGAGTCGGGTCAGCAGATTCCTATCTATACCCAGATTGTTATTGGCTTGAGCAATTTTTTCGTCAATTACGGCATTATTATTGTCGTCTTTTTGATTGTGGGCGTCTTTTTCTTCATTCGATACATTCGCACTCAGGAAGGAGGGCTTGCTTTTGACCGTTTCAAAATTTCTGTTCCCTATTTGGGCTCGCTTTATCAGAAGCTCTACCTTTCAAGAATTGCCGACAACCTGAACACGATGCTCATGTCCGCTATTCCAATCGTCCACGCGCTCGAGATTACGGCAGACGTGGTGGGAAACAAGTACTACCAGAAGATTTTGTTAGCGGTGAATGAAGATGTCAAAGGTGGAAGCCCCCTTTCGGTCTCAATGGGCAAATACAAAGAGATGCCGAGTATCTTGATTCAAATGATGAAAGTGGGAGAGGAGTCCGGAGAGCTTGGGAGCATATTGGAAAATCTCGCCAAATTTTACCGTCGAGAAGTTACGACTGCGGTGGACACCATGGTGGGCCTGATTGAGCCGGTGATGATTGTAGGACTCGGAGTGGGCGTCGCAATTCTTCTCGCTTCCGTCCTTCTCCCTATTTACAATATTTCCTCCGCGTAG
- a CDS encoding PilT/PilU family type 4a pilus ATPase has translation MTDFKAELDDLLSIVIKEGASDIHLSEGRHPTIRVASFLIPLVKKSVLTKADTDGFVRELLTPENRDLFLKTKEIDFSFSYKDIGRFRGNGYFQQGSIAFALRLVPRKIKTIAELNLPPILEDFTRKQQGFFLVVGPVGHGKSTTLAAMIEMINQESAEHIITIEDPIEYIYEQKKAIIDQREVRLDTKDFESALLSVFREDMDVILIGEMRGIETIATAVTAAETGHLVFSTLHTNNAAQTINRIIDSFPAEQQGQIRIQLASSLTGIFSQRLIPRISGGLIPAYELLIANNAVSNLIRENRTHELNTVIETGLELGMIDMNRSLADLVRAGEITIESAYQHSLNTKTLERMI, from the coding sequence ATGACAGACTTCAAAGCAGAATTAGACGATTTATTATCCATAGTTATTAAGGAAGGGGCGTCGGATATCCACCTCTCCGAAGGCAGGCATCCGACTATTCGCGTGGCAAGCTTCCTGATTCCCCTCGTCAAAAAATCGGTCTTGACCAAAGCGGATACCGACGGATTTGTCCGCGAGCTTCTCACTCCGGAAAACCGAGACCTTTTCTTGAAAACCAAGGAGATTGATTTTTCTTTTTCCTATAAAGATATCGGGCGTTTTAGGGGAAACGGGTATTTCCAACAAGGTTCTATCGCCTTTGCTCTTCGGCTGGTGCCAAGGAAAATAAAAACCATAGCCGAGCTCAATCTTCCTCCGATACTCGAAGATTTTACCCGAAAACAGCAGGGATTCTTTCTCGTGGTGGGTCCGGTGGGGCACGGCAAGTCCACTACTCTCGCCGCTATGATTGAGATGATCAATCAGGAGAGCGCGGAGCACATCATCACGATTGAAGACCCCATCGAGTACATCTACGAGCAGAAAAAAGCAATTATCGACCAGAGGGAAGTTAGGCTTGACACCAAAGACTTTGAGAGCGCGCTTCTCTCCGTCTTCAGGGAGGACATGGATGTGATTTTGATAGGTGAGATGCGGGGGATTGAAACGATTGCTACAGCCGTTACGGCCGCTGAAACCGGGCATTTGGTATTCTCTACCCTTCACACCAACAATGCCGCCCAAACAATAAACCGAATCATAGATTCTTTTCCTGCCGAACAGCAGGGCCAGATTAGAATTCAGCTTGCATCGAGCTTGACCGGCATTTTTTCCCAAAGACTTATTCCGCGAATCTCTGGAGGCCTCATTCCTGCCTACGAGCTTTTGATAGCGAACAACGCCGTCTCGAACCTCATTCGCGAAAACAGGACTCACGAGCTGAATACCGTTATCGAAACCGGCTTGGAGCTGGGAATGATAGACATGAACCGGAGCTTGGCGGATCTGGTCCGAGCGGGCGAGATTACCATCGAGAGCGCCTATCAGCATTCGTTAAACACGAAGACACTTGAAAGAATGATATAA
- a CDS encoding response regulator, which yields MDSKQKTILVIDDDAFLLSMYDIKFKKAGFNVIVSAGGNDALRKLREGLLPDAITVDIVMPDLDGIQFLQEMRRLHLAPLAAIIVLSNQSQSEDIENAKKYGIDGYIVKATTIPSEVVTEVEKIIQEKKK from the coding sequence ATGGACTCAAAACAAAAAACAATTTTAGTAATCGACGACGATGCATTTCTTTTAAGCATGTACGACATAAAATTCAAGAAGGCAGGATTCAACGTGATTGTATCGGCAGGTGGCAATGATGCTTTAAGAAAACTTCGAGAAGGACTTTTGCCGGATGCGATTACGGTGGATATTGTAATGCCTGACCTTGACGGCATTCAATTTCTGCAGGAGATGAGGAGACTGCATCTTGCACCTCTCGCCGCCATTATCGTTCTTTCCAACCAGAGCCAATCGGAGGACATCGAAAATGCGAAGAAATATGGCATCGACGGCTACATTGTCAAAGCGACCACCATTCCTTCAGAAGTGGTAACAGAAGTCGAAAAAATTATTCAGGAAAAGAAAAAGTAA
- a CDS encoding GspE/PulE family protein, whose protein sequence is MGILEVLAEKKIIERKDISSIKEQAEKKGKPIEEILIAKGVSPEVILTNKGEALGIPSRSLKNLVIPFEILKYVPEESAAYYRFVPIGLSDGVLEVGLVDPDSIEARDAISFISSKVSLPFKLFLVSAQDFDRVIEMYKGLSGEVTEALTELDTELATEGKPESPKEDIIVTKGKTTIIEDAPVTKIVATILHYATAGNASDIHIEHMAENIRVRFRVDGILNTSIVLPVKVHSAVVARIKILSNMKLDEKRKPQDGRFSAKIEDRKIDFRVSTFPSYYGEKVVMRILDSEKGVKRLDALGLTPRNLNLIIDAIKRPYGLILISGPTGSGKSTTLYSMLNEVDKETKNVLSLEDPVEYNIPGMSQSQVLPEIGYTFATGLRTTLRQDPDVIMVGEIRDKETAGLAVQAALTGHLVLSTIHTNNAVGVIPRLLDFGVDPFLIAPTLILAIAQRLARVLPEGAGKEIPVEGSIKLLIEKEFEDLPEIFKKEIPMGANVFEAVATPEHPKGTSGRVAVVEVLQMSKELEAVILKNPSASEVKRIGREQGMLTMKEDAIIKAFKREIPFEEVNRL, encoded by the coding sequence ATGGGTATATTAGAAGTTTTGGCTGAAAAAAAAATCATTGAACGGAAGGATATTTCTTCCATCAAGGAGCAGGCCGAAAAAAAAGGAAAACCGATTGAGGAGATTTTGATTGCGAAGGGAGTCAGCCCTGAGGTCATTTTGACGAACAAGGGCGAAGCTTTGGGAATTCCGTCAAGAAGCCTCAAAAATCTGGTTATTCCTTTTGAGATTTTAAAATACGTGCCGGAGGAGTCGGCCGCTTACTATCGTTTTGTTCCGATAGGACTTTCGGATGGTGTCTTGGAGGTGGGTCTCGTTGACCCAGACAGTATAGAAGCGCGGGACGCCATTTCCTTCATCTCTTCAAAAGTCAGCTTGCCTTTCAAACTTTTTTTAGTCTCGGCTCAAGATTTTGACCGGGTGATTGAAATGTACAAGGGTCTCTCGGGAGAGGTAACGGAAGCTTTGACTGAGCTTGACACAGAACTTGCAACGGAGGGAAAACCGGAAAGTCCGAAGGAAGATATTATAGTGACCAAAGGAAAGACGACCATTATCGAAGATGCTCCGGTCACCAAAATCGTCGCCACCATTCTCCACTACGCGACTGCCGGCAACGCTTCGGACATTCACATCGAGCATATGGCGGAAAACATTCGTGTGCGTTTCCGAGTGGACGGGATTCTCAACACCTCAATTGTTCTACCTGTCAAAGTCCATTCCGCGGTGGTGGCGAGAATCAAAATTCTTTCCAATATGAAGCTTGATGAAAAAAGGAAGCCGCAGGACGGTCGCTTCAGCGCGAAAATCGAGGACAGGAAAATTGATTTTCGCGTCTCGACCTTCCCTTCTTATTACGGAGAAAAGGTGGTGATGAGAATTCTCGATTCGGAAAAGGGAGTGAAGCGTCTGGACGCGCTCGGGCTCACTCCGCGCAATTTGAATCTCATCATTGACGCCATCAAGCGCCCCTACGGCCTTATTTTAATTTCTGGCCCCACGGGCTCGGGCAAGTCTACAACACTCTACTCAATGTTAAATGAGGTGGACAAAGAGACCAAAAACGTGCTCTCCCTCGAGGACCCTGTGGAATACAATATCCCGGGCATGAGTCAGTCGCAGGTTCTTCCGGAAATCGGCTACACGTTTGCCACCGGTCTTCGCACGACTTTGAGGCAGGACCCAGATGTCATCATGGTGGGAGAGATTCGCGATAAAGAAACGGCCGGTCTTGCGGTTCAGGCGGCCTTGACTGGGCACTTGGTGCTCTCCACCATTCACACCAACAATGCCGTAGGAGTTATCCCCAGACTGCTCGATTTTGGAGTTGACCCGTTCTTGATTGCGCCGACATTAATTCTCGCAATTGCCCAGAGATTGGCGCGAGTGTTGCCGGAAGGCGCTGGGAAAGAAATTCCTGTCGAAGGGAGTATCAAGCTTCTCATAGAGAAAGAATTTGAGGACTTGCCGGAGATATTCAAGAAAGAAATTCCCATGGGTGCCAATGTATTCGAAGCAGTCGCCACACCGGAACACCCGAAGGGCACGAGCGGGCGAGTGGCGGTCGTTGAAGTCCTCCAAATGAGTAAAGAGCTCGAGGCGGTCATTCTGAAAAATCCTTCTGCAAGCGAAGTCAAGAGAATCGGCCGTGAGCAGGGGATGCTTACAATGAAAGAAGATGCTATTATTAAAGCATTCAAGAGAGAAATACCGTTTGAAGAAGTGAACAGGTTATAA
- the pilM gene encoding type IV pilus assembly protein PilM: MSFLSKLFKKNDRSVLGVDIGPSSIKLVQLRKEKGKAVLETYGALALGPYAGLEVGRATHLPPGKVAEALNDILKEANATTKKCGISISMSSSLISLIEVPTTDQKQIADMIPLEARKYIPVSISEVTLDWWILPREDKIWNEEEEIQGDKGNNAPVLQKKLEKTQVLLVVIHNDALNDMREIVRLSQLDSSFFEIEIFSTIRAVLDAEVSPVMIFDMGASSTKLYVVERGILKTSHIIDRGSQDLTLGIARAMSVSVEEAENLKRTKGLDLGGGNKDMQGIMLSTLDYIFSESNRLLLSYQKKYNKNVGKVVLTGGGSGLQGFLKMAEQAFQVQVISADPFSKVEAPAFLANILKSAGPEFAVAVGLALRKLQEVD; the protein is encoded by the coding sequence ATGTCATTTTTATCGAAATTATTTAAAAAAAATGACCGAAGCGTCCTCGGGGTGGACATCGGACCTTCCTCAATCAAGCTCGTCCAGCTTCGAAAAGAGAAAGGAAAAGCCGTTTTGGAAACATACGGCGCTCTTGCCCTTGGTCCCTATGCCGGGCTCGAAGTGGGACGGGCGACTCACCTTCCGCCTGGGAAAGTTGCTGAAGCTCTGAACGATATATTAAAGGAGGCGAATGCGACGACAAAAAAGTGCGGCATTTCTATTTCGATGTCTTCGAGCTTAATTAGTTTGATTGAGGTGCCGACTACGGATCAAAAGCAGATAGCGGATATGATTCCCTTGGAGGCCAGAAAATATATTCCCGTTTCTATCTCCGAAGTTACGCTCGATTGGTGGATATTGCCGAGAGAGGACAAAATCTGGAATGAGGAAGAAGAGATTCAGGGAGACAAGGGAAACAACGCTCCGGTGCTTCAAAAAAAACTTGAGAAAACCCAGGTCCTTCTTGTAGTTATCCACAACGATGCTTTGAATGACATGCGAGAAATCGTTCGTCTTTCGCAACTTGATTCGAGCTTTTTTGAAATTGAGATTTTCAGCACCATCCGAGCCGTGCTCGATGCCGAGGTTAGTCCGGTTATGATTTTTGACATGGGAGCAAGTTCGACCAAGCTCTATGTTGTCGAGCGTGGCATTTTGAAGACATCACATATTATTGACCGGGGTTCCCAAGACCTCACATTGGGCATTGCCAGGGCGATGTCGGTAAGCGTGGAAGAGGCCGAAAATCTGAAACGAACAAAGGGGCTCGACCTTGGTGGCGGAAACAAGGATATGCAGGGCATAATGTTATCAACACTTGACTATATATTTTCCGAGTCGAATAGATTATTATTAAGCTATCAGAAAAAGTATAATAAAAATGTTGGCAAGGTCGTTCTTACGGGAGGAGGGTCGGGGTTGCAGGGATTTCTCAAAATGGCCGAGCAGGCTTTTCAAGTACAGGTAATTTCGGCGGACCCTTTTTCAAAAGTGGAAGCACCTGCGTTTCTCGCGAACATTTTGAAATCCGCTGGTCCCGAGTTTGCCGTTGCGGTTGGATTGGCGCTTCGAAAGTTGCAGGAAGTAGATTAA
- a CDS encoding phosphoribosyltransferase family protein, translating into MKKISEFLLDFLFPASKKAARIEKMTASDFRKEIGVGDAMGARGDKDIHPLFEYRHPLVREAIWQIKYKGNRKITKLLSEILYEEIVAEIEDRALFENFKNPLLIPVPTSKKRLQKRGFNQMELLGGELKSLDENRTFEFSPGILIKIKDTLPQTLLKDRRLRLGNLVGCFAVTDAQKIKNRNIILIDDVLTTGATLAEAKRALINAGARRVIAFTLAH; encoded by the coding sequence ATGAAAAAAATAAGCGAGTTTTTGCTTGACTTTCTTTTTCCTGCTTCAAAAAAAGCGGCAAGAATCGAGAAAATGACCGCCAGCGATTTTCGAAAGGAAATCGGGGTGGGAGACGCTATGGGAGCGCGCGGAGATAAGGATATTCACCCGCTTTTTGAATATCGACATCCCCTTGTTCGCGAGGCAATCTGGCAAATAAAATATAAAGGAAACAGAAAAATAACGAAACTCCTTTCGGAAATTCTCTACGAGGAAATCGTTGCCGAAATCGAAGATCGCGCCCTCTTTGAAAACTTTAAAAACCCGCTTTTAATTCCGGTGCCAACAAGCAAAAAGCGACTCCAAAAAAGGGGATTCAATCAGATGGAACTTTTGGGCGGGGAGCTCAAGAGTCTCGACGAAAATAGAACATTTGAATTTAGTCCTGGCATTTTGATTAAAATAAAAGACACTCTGCCACAGACGCTTCTTAAAGATCGTCGTCTCCGCCTCGGAAATCTCGTCGGCTGTTTCGCCGTAACAGACGCGCAAAAAATTAAAAATAGAAACATCATTTTGATTGACGATGTGTTGACGACCGGCGCAACTCTCGCCGAAGCAAAACGCGCGCTTATAAATGCAGGGGCGAGGAGAGTGATTGCGTTTACACTGGCACATTAG
- the radC gene encoding DNA repair protein RadC, with the protein MPKIKDIPKFDRPREKLEKYGSGKLSDAELLAILLRTGTRDLNVLKLAHKILQKFEKEKFVNITIDELKTIHGLGPVKACEIIACFELGKRMLKGKKSSILLSSKDVWERMEDIRGSKKEHFVVFYLDSRNQEIQREIISVGTLNESLVHPREVFEGAIKNNASSIIIAHNHPSGDLGPSEADIEITKKLIHAGKILDIKVADHVIVSSSSFMGFIANIV; encoded by the coding sequence ATGCCCAAAATTAAGGATATACCAAAATTTGATAGACCTAGAGAGAAACTGGAAAAATATGGTTCAGGAAAATTATCTGATGCTGAACTTTTAGCAATTCTACTTCGAACAGGTACGAGAGATTTAAATGTTTTAAAATTAGCTCACAAGATTTTGCAAAAATTTGAAAAAGAAAAATTTGTCAATATAACAATTGATGAATTGAAGACCATTCATGGATTAGGTCCAGTAAAGGCTTGTGAGATTATTGCTTGTTTCGAGTTAGGAAAACGTATGTTGAAAGGCAAAAAATCATCAATTTTACTTTCTTCTAAAGATGTTTGGGAACGGATGGAAGATATTAGAGGGAGCAAAAAAGAGCATTTTGTAGTTTTTTATTTGGATAGTAGAAACCAAGAAATACAGAGAGAAATTATCTCAGTAGGGACTCTCAATGAGAGTTTGGTTCATCCCCGAGAGGTTTTTGAGGGTGCAATCAAAAATAACGCTTCCTCGATTATTATTGCTCATAATCACCCTTCAGGAGATTTGGGGCCATCTGAAGCTGATATTGAGATAACAAAAAAATTAATCCATGCTGGAAAAATTCTAGATATCAAGGTTGCTGATCATGTAATTGTCTCCAGCTCATCTTTTATGGGTTTTATTGCAAATATCGTATGA
- a CDS encoding DUF3883 domain-containing protein — protein sequence MKIKSDKKAKEEFAEILKTRGYSDVRIVKQPADITAIKNDTTYFFEIKKTSAKKEYFGAATLTEWRAAYENPNSYFFVIAQEIPEGFNFIEYTPDEFEKFSSIPPFKIFFNIPLNGNNKVETRRKNRSAIQFMREKLIKLDEIFSTFKNG from the coding sequence ATGAAAATAAAAAGTGACAAAAAAGCTAAAGAAGAATTTGCAGAAATTCTTAAAACTAGAGGTTATTCTGATGTGCGGATAGTAAAGCAACCAGCTGATATTACTGCTATAAAAAATGATACAACATATTTTTTTGAGATTAAAAAAACTTCTGCGAAGAAGGAGTATTTTGGTGCAGCGACACTTACGGAATGGAGAGCTGCATATGAAAATCCCAATAGTTATTTTTTTGTTATAGCACAAGAGATACCAGAAGGTTTTAATTTTATTGAGTATACTCCTGATGAATTTGAGAAATTCTCATCTATTCCTCCTTTTAAAATATTTTTCAACATACCTTTAAATGGAAATAACAAAGTTGAAACAAGAAGGAAAAATAGGTCTGCAATTCAATTTATGAGAGAAAAATTGATAAAATTGGACGAGATATTTTCAACTTTTAAAAATGGCTAA